The Sulfolobales archaeon DNA segment CTACGTATATGTATTCGCTAACATCAGCAGCTGTTAGGAAAACAGCTGGATTTCTTCTAACCATTGTTGCAATGGATCTTGCATATTCCTGGGGTGATGGGTTGGAGAAGCATTTATCCACCTTCTTAAATATAGCCGAGTCGATCCATGCCAGCCCTCCCCCATAGACAGTTGTTCCAAGGGATCTCATAGTGGTTGGGAGCTCTACAAGCAGTGTCTCGCCATCTAATAGCCTAGGTCTTAGCATAATTTGTTAGCACCCCATACTCCCTATATATGGAGGATAGCACCTCATCAAGGCTATACCCTTTTAAAAGGGCTAGCAGGCATGTTCCCCCAGCGCCTACACCTTCTTTCACATAGCCCTCATCATATTTTCTAAGACCTGGATAGGGTGATCCGCTAAAACTTAGATCTATATATGCTAGGGATACCTCGGGGGCTATCTCTCTAAGCATACCCGATAGATCAGCTGTTGGATCCTCTATAACCCATCTAGTTGTTGCAACGTGTAGACCCTCCAGAGACCCTCGGATCCTCTTTGCAAGAGCCACCGCAGAGGCCATCTGGGTGCCTCCAGCAAGCAATACCTCAGAGCCTCTCTCGAGGGCCCCAACAGCTATCCCAGCTATAGATATGTGTAGGGGGTCGCCAACGCTATCGTTAAGATCAAATAGATCCATATTCCTCGAAACCCTTTCAAGGGCCTTCGAAACAACCCTCCTCTTAAGCTCCAAAGGGTTATCCTTTGAGGAGCTGCTCACCGCAGCCCTATAGCCTAGGGCCTCGAGGATCGACATAGCGGTTGTTGTACCCCCAGGCATGCTCTCCCCTATAACCAGCAATCCATAGCTTCTACCGAGAACCCTACCCAAAATCCTTGCCTCGCTAAACAGCCTTCTAGAGGTGCCGCGCGGAAGAGCGTTCTCAACATCTATAGAGCCTCCCACAACCCTGCTAGAGAGATCTATATGGGTTATCATGGGCTCAACATAGGAGCCCGAGTCAACGACAAGAGGCTTCCTACCAAGAAGGTTAAGACACGCCCTTGTAAGAAGAGCTGGGGTTGGAAGACCATCAGGGGTTACAGGGATCACATCCATGGTTCTAGGCCTTCCACATGAGAGATACTCAACATCAAGGGCAGGTGTATATAGGGTTAGCTGGGGGGTAGCCCCTGCAATAGAAATCCCCGGGATGGTTGAGGTTTTTGTGGAAGCGATGAGGTAGATGGTTACATAGCTATCTAGATCCAGATCATCTAGAGACCCCCTTAAAACCCTGAAACCTCTGCCCATATGGATATACCATCCATATATATTTATTTAGGAATATATAGAAGCCATCGGAGGGCTATTCAATGATCAGCCCCGGATCTATCCTCCTCATATATTCAGATCATAACCCCCTCATCACACCATATCTAGAGTATATTCCGAGATATAAATATCTATACTTAAGGTA contains these protein-coding regions:
- a CDS encoding TIGR00303 family protein, whose product is MGRGFRVLRGSLDDLDLDSYVTIYLIASTKTSTIPGISIAGATPQLTLYTPALDVEYLSCGRPRTMDVIPVTPDGLPTPALLTRACLNLLGRKPLVVDSGSYVEPMITHIDLSSRVVGGSIDVENALPRGTSRRLFSEARILGRVLGRSYGLLVIGESMPGGTTTAMSILEALGYRAAVSSSSKDNPLELKRRVVSKALERVSRNMDLFDLNDSVGDPLHISIAGIAVGALERGSEVLLAGGTQMASAVALAKRIRGSLEGLHVATTRWVIEDPTADLSGMLREIAPEVSLAYIDLSFSGSPYPGLRKYDEGYVKEGVGAGGTCLLALLKGYSLDEVLSSIYREYGVLTNYAKT